One segment of Oncorhynchus gorbuscha isolate QuinsamMale2020 ecotype Even-year unplaced genomic scaffold, OgorEven_v1.0 Un_scaffold_489, whole genome shotgun sequence DNA contains the following:
- the LOC124018366 gene encoding keratin-associated protein 10-8-like, with amino-acid sequence MEMDCVLLDCVLLDCVLVDCVLLDCVLVDCVLVDCVRVDCVLVDCVLVDCVLLDCVLVDCVLVDCVLVDCVRVDCVLVDCVLVDCVLLDCVLVDCVLVDCVPVDCVPVDCVPVDCVLVDCVLVDCVPVDCVPVDCDPVDCVPVDCVPVDCDPVDCVPVDCGPVDCDPVDCVPVDCAPVDCVLVDCVLVDCVLMDCVPVDCAPVDCVPVDCDPVDCVPVL; translated from the coding sequence ATGGAAATGGACTGTGTTCTACTGGACTGTGTTCTACTGGACTGTGTTCTAGTGGACTGTGTTCTACTGGACTGTGTTCTAGTGGACTGTGTTCTAGTGGACTGTGTTCGAGTGGACTGTGTTCTAGTGGACTGTGTTCTAGTGGACTGTGTTCTACTGGACTGTGTTCTAGTGGACTGTGTTCTAGTGGACTGTGTTCTAGTGGACTGTGTTCGAGTGGACTGTGTTCTAGTGGACTGTGTTCTAGTGGACTGTGTTCTACTGGACTGTGTTCTAGTGGACTGTGTTCTAGTGGACTGTGTTCCAGTGGACTGTGTTCCAGTGGACTGTGTTCCAGTGGACTGTGTTCTAGTGGACTGTGTTCTAGTGGACTGTGTTCCAGTGGACTGTGTTCCAGTGGACTGTGATCCAGTGGACTGTGTTCCAGTGGACTGTGTTCCAGTGGACTGTGATCCAGTGGACTGTGTTCCAGTGGACTGTGGTCCAGTGGACTGTGATCCAGTAGACTGTGTTCCAGTGGACTGTGCTCCAGTGGACTGTGTTCTAGTGGACTGTGTTCTAGTGGACTGTGTTCTAATGGACTGTGTTCCAGTGGACTGTGCTCCAGTGGACTGTGTACCAGTGGACTGTGATCCAGTGGACTGTGTTCCAGTGCTTTAG